GCCCGGCCAGGTACGGACCCTCACGAAGCGCCCGGGCGATCAGCCTCGGGTCCAGGCCGTCGCCCTGGTGGGTCCGCCGCGCCCCGTAGGCCTGCAGCACCGAGCCGGCCCCGTAGCAGACCGCGGTAGCCAGGGCACCGAGCAGCGCGAGCCGGCTAGACACCCGCGACGCCGGCCAGGTGACCGACCAGCGCGGTCACGGCCATCGCGGCGCTGCCGCCGAGGACCACCCGCAACGTCGGACGGACCCAGGAGGTGCCGGCAGCCACGGCCCCGAGAATGCCGGCCACCGCGAGCCCGATGACCGTGACGGCGACGATGAGCAGGATCCGGGCGGTGCCGCTGGCCGGGCCGAGCATCCCGAGGAAGGGCACCAGCCCGCCCACGGCGAAGCTCGCAGCCGAGGCGAGCGCCGCTTGATCGGGTCGGGCGTGCGACGCCTCGCTCTGGCCGAGCTCGTCCCGGGCATGGACGGCCACGCGATCGTCGAGGTCGCCCTTGCTCAGCTCCTGGGCCACCTGCTCGGCCAGCCCGCGCGACAGTCCGCGCTCCTCGTAGATGGCGACCAGCTCCTCGAGCTCCGCCTCCGGCTGGCTGGCCAGCTCGCGGCGCTCCCGCTCGACGTCGGCCCGCTCCACGTCTCC
The sequence above is drawn from the Actinomycetes bacterium genome and encodes:
- a CDS encoding VIT1/CCC1 transporter family protein, which translates into the protein MTFFAPHGEAHRGHRSGWLRAAVLGANDGLVSTSSLMVGVATASSAHASAVLTAGLAGLTAGAMAMAAGEWVSVSSQGDVERADVERERRELASQPEAELEELVAIYEERGLSRGLAEQVAQELSKGDLDDRVAVHARDELGQSEASHARPDQAALASAASFAVGGLVPFLGMLGPASGTARILLIVAVTVIGLAVAGILGAVAAGTSWVRPTLRVVLGGSAAMAVTALVGHLAGVAGV